One Pectobacterium colocasium DNA segment encodes these proteins:
- a CDS encoding type B 50S ribosomal protein L31, translated as MKAGIHPDYRTVVFHDTSADVYYRTGSTIKTDRTIELEGVSYPYVAIDVSSASHPYYTGKQKEYSKEGSTARFQQRFGNFFK; from the coding sequence ATGAAAGCAGGAATTCATCCTGACTATCGCACGGTGGTATTTCATGATACCAGCGCTGATGTCTATTACAGGACGGGATCAACAATTAAAACCGATCGAACCATTGAACTGGAGGGGGTCAGCTACCCTTACGTCGCCATTGACGTTTCTTCGGCATCGCATCCCTATTACACCGGGAAGCAAAAAGAATATTCCAAAGAAGGCAGCACGGCGCGCTTCCAGCAGCGCTTTGGGAACTTCTTCAAGTAA
- the ykgO gene encoding type B 50S ribosomal protein L36, producing the protein MQVLSSLRSAKNRHKDCIVVRRRGRVYVICKSNPRFKAVQGGKKKKG; encoded by the coding sequence ATGCAGGTGCTTAGTTCGCTGCGTTCAGCAAAAAATCGTCACAAAGACTGTATTGTGGTTCGCCGTCGTGGGCGAGTTTACGTTATATGCAAATCCAATCCGCGCTTTAAGGCCGTGCAAGGCGGAAAAAAGAAAAAAGGTTAA
- the tesB gene encoding acyl-CoA thioesterase II, with protein MSQPLQHLLDLLHLEKLEEGLFRGQSDDLGLRQVFGGQVVGQAMSAAKQTVPVERNIHSFHSYFLLPGDSQKPIIYDVENLRDGNSFSARRVSAIQNGRPIFYMTASFQSHEEGFEHQNVMPEVPPPEALKSEQEIAQDMQHLLPPRFRDKFIQASPIEMRPVKFHNPLKGEVDEPVRHVWCRASGPLPDDKRIHQYLLGYTSDCNFLLTALQPHGVGFLEPGMQVATIDHSMWFHRDFRLDDWLLYTVESTSASGARGFVRGQFYTREGVLVASSVQEGVMRRRQT; from the coding sequence ATGAGTCAACCACTACAACACCTTCTCGACCTCCTGCATTTAGAGAAGCTCGAAGAAGGGCTATTTCGCGGACAAAGCGATGATTTGGGGCTGCGCCAGGTCTTTGGCGGGCAAGTCGTAGGCCAGGCCATGTCAGCCGCCAAACAAACCGTTCCCGTCGAGCGCAACATTCACTCTTTCCACAGCTACTTTTTGCTGCCCGGCGACAGCCAGAAACCGATTATTTATGACGTTGAAAACCTGCGCGATGGCAACAGTTTCAGCGCCAGACGCGTCAGTGCCATCCAGAATGGTCGCCCTATCTTTTATATGACAGCCTCTTTTCAAAGCCATGAAGAAGGGTTTGAGCACCAGAATGTGATGCCTGAGGTTCCACCGCCAGAAGCGCTGAAATCCGAGCAGGAAATCGCGCAAGATATGCAGCACCTCTTGCCGCCCCGCTTTCGCGATAAATTTATTCAGGCCAGCCCAATTGAGATGCGCCCGGTTAAATTCCATAACCCCTTAAAAGGCGAAGTGGATGAGCCAGTACGACACGTTTGGTGCCGGGCCAGCGGCCCACTGCCGGATGACAAGCGTATTCACCAATACCTGCTTGGCTATACGTCTGACTGCAACTTCCTACTCACGGCTTTACAACCTCATGGCGTTGGCTTTTTGGAGCCGGGTATGCAGGTCGCCACGATTGATCACTCAATGTGGTTCCACCGTGATTTCCGGTTGGATGACTGGCTGCTCTACACCGTAGAAAGTACATCCGCATCCGGTGCTCGTGGCTTCGTACGTGGGCAGTTCTATACCCGAGAAGGCGTGCTGGTTGCATCCAGCGTACAGGAAGGGGTGATGCGCCGCCGTCAAACGTAA
- a CDS encoding HHA domain-containing protein produces the protein MKKIDYLMRLRKCTTIDTLERVIEKNKYELSNDELEMFFSAADHRLAELTMNKLYDKVPTAVWRYVR, from the coding sequence ATGAAAAAAATCGACTATTTGATGCGTTTGCGTAAATGCACAACCATTGACACCCTCGAACGCGTTATTGAAAAAAACAAGTATGAACTCTCCAATGATGAACTGGAGATGTTCTTTTCCGCAGCCGATCATCGTCTGGCAGAACTGACGATGAACAAACTCTATGACAAAGTACCGACTGCGGTATGGCGATACGTCCGTTAA
- a CDS encoding YbaY family lipoprotein, protein MKLWHILGGITLSMTLAACAQRSDYGVSPQTGAPVTSASSQRPAVAMPAVTGTVNIRQRIALPHNAVLTVTVSDASLADAPSKVITQRVMRTEGKQAPFQFDLPYNPADIQPNARILLSAAIAIDNRIVMVTENVLPVISNGVNNADLVLVPVASVPLPAQNQGSMLSNPANQSPHMLQGQPAAPSVAPQTTW, encoded by the coding sequence ATGAAATTATGGCATATCTTAGGTGGTATCACGTTATCGATGACTCTGGCTGCATGTGCACAGAGGAGTGATTATGGCGTTTCTCCTCAAACTGGTGCACCTGTCACCAGTGCTTCTTCACAGCGCCCGGCTGTTGCGATGCCAGCAGTAACCGGTACGGTGAATATTCGTCAGCGTATTGCACTTCCTCACAACGCAGTGTTAACCGTTACGGTGTCTGATGCATCGCTGGCAGATGCGCCTTCAAAAGTCATTACTCAGCGCGTGATGCGCACAGAAGGAAAGCAAGCACCTTTCCAATTCGATCTACCGTACAATCCGGCTGATATTCAGCCCAACGCACGTATTTTACTCAGTGCAGCAATTGCAATCGATAACCGCATCGTGATGGTGACGGAGAACGTCTTGCCGGTTATTAGCAACGGCGTAAATAACGCCGATTTGGTGCTGGTGCCTGTCGCCTCGGTTCCTTTGCCGGCTCAGAATCAGGGATCAATGCTATCCAACCCGGCGAATCAGAGCCCTCATATGCTTCAAGGGCAGCCTGCTGCGCCATCTGTGGCACCTCAGACTACTTGGTAA
- the tomB gene encoding Hha toxicity modulator TomB yields MDEYTPKHYDIAQLRFLCENLCDESIATLGDSSHGWVNDPTSAINLQLNELIEHIATFILTFKIKYPNESELSEQVEKYLDDTYVLFSNYGINDAELRRWQKSKAKLFGMFSGENVCTPAKT; encoded by the coding sequence ATGGATGAGTACACACCAAAACATTATGATATTGCCCAACTCAGATTCTTATGTGAGAATCTGTGTGACGAAAGCATAGCAACGTTAGGCGATAGCAGTCACGGCTGGGTCAATGATCCAACATCTGCGATCAATCTCCAATTAAATGAACTTATTGAGCATATCGCTACGTTTATTCTCACATTTAAAATAAAATACCCTAACGAAAGTGAGCTTTCAGAGCAGGTTGAAAAGTATTTGGATGATACTTACGTCTTGTTTAGCAACTATGGTATTAATGATGCTGAACTGCGGCGTTGGCAGAAGTCCAAAGCAAAATTATTCGGAATGTTCTCAGGGGAGAACGTCTGTACGCCTGCTAAAACTTAA
- a CDS encoding MGMT family protein: protein MSEENDNFRQRVFQIVAAIPYGKIATYGDIAQLADSPRASRQVGGVLKRLPKDSKLPWHRVINRKGEISLVGGDYVRQKSALQAEGIIFNRQGKIDLAKYRWQYAP from the coding sequence ATGTCAGAAGAAAATGATAATTTCCGCCAGCGTGTTTTTCAAATCGTCGCGGCGATTCCTTATGGAAAAATAGCGACCTATGGCGACATTGCCCAGCTTGCCGATTCACCCAGAGCATCAAGGCAAGTCGGAGGAGTATTAAAACGCCTGCCGAAAGACAGCAAACTCCCCTGGCATCGGGTAATCAATCGTAAAGGTGAAATATCACTAGTCGGTGGCGACTATGTGCGCCAGAAATCAGCGCTGCAGGCGGAAGGGATTATTTTCAATCGTCAGGGAAAGATCGATCTTGCGAAATACCGCTGGCAATACGCGCCATAA